A genomic region of Thunnus albacares chromosome 2, fThuAlb1.1, whole genome shotgun sequence contains the following coding sequences:
- the atad1a gene encoding outer mitochondrial transmembrane helix translocase: protein MLLKDLPREALMRPLSRNEVVGMLLRLTIFGAATYYSIKWVIEAMDPTYKQKNQAKKRAELLMKRIGVEGVKLTEYEMNIASHLVDPQTMKVSWRDIAGLDEVINELQDTVILPFQKRHLLAGSKLFQPPKGVLLFGPPGCGKTMIAKATAKASGCKFINLQASTLTDMWYGESQKLTAAVFSLAVKIQPCIIFIDEIESFLRNRSSLDHEATAMMKAQFMSLWDGLDTSSTTQVMIMGATNRPQDVDPAILRRMPATFHVGLPNTRQRQDILKLILAGENLSNAINLKEIAEKTESYSGSDLRELCRDAAMYRVRDYVRKEQMRQIAQQLQDCQEEEKPVDEERLRPVTQLDLLFGLDKMKESKRATASMLPSVSDVPLD, encoded by the exons ATGCTGCTGAAAGATCTTCCCAGAGAGGCCCTGATGCGGCCGTTGTCCAGGAATGAAGTGGTGGGCATGCTGCTGAGGTTGACCATCTTTGGCGCAGCCACCTACTACAGCATCAAATGGGTTATAGAGGCTATGGACCCTACCTACAAGCAGAAAAATCAAGCCAAGAAAAGG GCAGAACTGCTGATGAAGAGGATTGGCGTTGAGGGGGTCAAACTTACTGAGTATGAGATGAACATTGCATCTCACCTAGTTGATCCGCAAACTATGAAG GTGTCCTGGAGAGATATAGCAGGTCTAGATGAGGTTATCAACGAGCTGCAAGATACGGTCATCCTGCCCTTTCAGAAAAGACACCTTCTAGCTGGATCCAAACTTTTTCAGCCTCCTAAAG gtgttttattgtttggtcCTCCAGGATGCGGGAAGACCATGATCGCCAAGGCAACAGCTAAAGCCTCGGGCTGCAAGTTTATAAACCTTCAGGCCTCCACGCTGACAGACATGTGGTACGGCGAATCACAGAAGCTGACTGCTGCTGTCTTCTCATTGGCTGTCAAAATCCAACCCTGTATCATCTTTATTGATGAGATTG AGTCGTTTCTGAGGAACCGCTCCAGCTTGGACCACGAGGCCACAGCCATGATGAAGGCCCAGTTCATGAGTCTGTGGGATGGCCTGGATACTTCGTCAACCACCCAG GTGATGATCATGGGAGCTACAAACCGACCACAGGATGTGGATCCAGCCATTCTGCGCAGGATGCCCGCCACTTTTCATGTTGGACTCCCA AACACAAGACAGAGACAAGACATCCTGAAGCTGATTTTAGCAGGAGAAAAT CTGAGCAACGCCATTAATCTAAAAGAGATTgctgaaaagacagaaagttaCTCTGGCAGTGACCTGCGAGAGCTTTGCCGTGATGCCGCCATGTACCGAGTTCGGGACTATGTCCGCAAGGAGCAGATGAGGCAGATTgctcagcagctgcaggacTGCCAGGAGGAGGAAAA ACCTGTGGATGAGGAGCGGTTGCGGCCAGTCACCCAGCTGGACCTCCTCTTCGGCCTGGACAAGATGAAGGAATCTAAGCGAGCGACAGCCTCCATGTTACCCAGTGTGTCGGATGTTCCCCTGGACTAA